One genomic window of Medicago truncatula cultivar Jemalong A17 chromosome 1, MtrunA17r5.0-ANR, whole genome shotgun sequence includes the following:
- the LOC11412276 gene encoding transmembrane protein 205 → MGRATLITTAVVFLAIGVIFSPETFGSKSTTLSTYIKLAHLLGFSIAFGAALWVTFIGGIIMFKNLPRHQFGNLQSKMFPAYFSMVGVCIAVTVASFGYLHPWKTSSTSQRYQLGFLISALAFNLTNLFVFTPMTIEMMKQRHKVERENSIGEEVGWSKNVEVAKKNPKLAKMNKKFGMIHGLSSLANIMSFGSLAIHSWYLAGKLDL, encoded by the exons ATGGGTAGAGCCACTCTAATAACAACCGCGGTAGTTTTCTTAGCCATCGGAGTAATTTTCTCACCAGAAACATTCGGATCAAAATCCACCACTCTTTCCACTTACATCAAACTCGCTCATCTCCTCGGCTTCTCCATCGCTTTCGGCGCAGCTCTATGGGTAACCTTCATCGGCGGTATCATCATGTTCAA GAATTTGCCTAGGCATCAATTTGGTAATCTTCAAAGCAAAATGTTTCCAGCTTATTTCTCAATGGTTGGTGTTTGTATTGCTGTCACTGTGGCTTCCTTTGGTTATCTTCATCCGTGGAAAACTTCTTCCACTAGTCAAAGATACCAGCTTGGATTCTTGATCTCCGCTCTTGCTTTCAATCTTACCAATTTGTTCGTCTTTACACCAATGACAATTGAG ATGATGAAACAAAGGCATAAAGTGGAGAGAGAGAATAGTATTGGAGAGGAAGTTGGATGGTCAAAAAATGTCGAAGTTGCAAAGAAAAATCCAAAGCTTGCAAAgatgaataagaagtttggtatGATTCATGGGTTATCTTCCCTTGCCAACATCATGTCATTTGGAAGCCTTGCAATACACTCTTGGTACTTGGCAGGTAAACTTGATCTCTGA
- the LOC11414891 gene encoding phospholipase A1 PLIP2, chloroplastic — protein METMCLKTGIVPSISIGGSLDTRDTRAAASTVSAVGREKSSQKSLFSRFSFRYPLESLWPQRRNRTFSGLSLDDAVLEDNRETKTVGDDGEDCREGQRENWVLKILHVKNVWKGEQGNHEREETITDNDENNGDDDQVCDTCAVENDDDEKIDDFEFDRNSFSKMLRRVSLAEARLYAQMSHLGSLAYSIPNIKPGKLLKHYGLRFVTSSLEKKELAAKSEKNPQEVESKEKQEETKEPNNGGYRISATAAYNIAASAASYLHAQTKSILPFTSSNAATGEGSNESLNMMNPEVVSLMATTDSVTAVVAAKEEVKQAVADDLNSTHSSPCEWFICDDNQSGTRFFVIQGSESLASWQANLLFEPIKFEGLDVLVHRGIYEAAKGIYLQMLPEVHAHLKSRGSRATFRFTGHSLGGSLALLVNLMLFIRQEVPISSLLPVITFGSPSIMCGGDTLLEKLGLPRSHVQAIIMHRDIVPRAFSCNYPDHVAKILKAINVNFRNHPCLNNQKLLYTPMGELLILQPDEKFSPSHNLLPQGSGLYLLHCPLSEPNDTGKKLRAAKLTFLNTPHPLEILSERSAYGSGGTIQRDHDMNSYLKTVRSVIRQELNQIRKSMREKRRKVWWPLVLPRRVDTSIVVGRSMVSVSIGQRQSPFSGMMKTGRESLKRFSRLVASQHMHLFVLLFFPARMLILGAYSLISLR, from the exons ATGGAAACTATGTGTTTAAAAACTGGGATTGTTCCTTCGATCTCCATTGGTGGATCTTTAGACACACGCGATACACGCGCCGCCGCATCTACCGTAAGTGCGGTGGGTCGTGAAAAATCTTcacaaaaatcattattttctaGATTTTCATTTAGATACCCATTGGAATCTCTATGGCCACAACGACGGAACAGAACGTTCAGTGGTTTGTCTCTAGACGACGCCGTTTTGGAAGATAACAGAGAAACAAAAACCGTTGGGGATGACGGTGAGGATTGTAGGGAGGGGCAGAGAGAGAATTGGGTTTTGAAGATTTTGCATGTCAAGAATGTTTGGAAAGGGGAACAAGGGAATcatgaaagagaagaaacaatTACTGATAATGATGAAAACAATGGTGATGATGATCAAGTTTGTGATACTTGCGCGGTTGAAAATGATGATGACGAAAAAATAgatgattttgaatttgatagAAACTCGTTTTCCAAAATGTTGAGGAGGGTTTCTTTGGCTGAAGCTAGATTGTATGCTCAGATGTCACACTTAGGAAGCTTGGCCTATTCTATACCAAATATCAAG CCAGGGAAACTCTTAAAACATTACGGTCTGCGTTTTGTAACTTCATCGCTAGAGAAAAAAGAATTGGCAGCAAAATCTGAGAAAAATCCTCAGGAAGTTGAAAGTAAAGAGAAGCAAGAAGAAACAAAGGAGCCAAATAATGGTGGATATAGGATAAGTGCAACGGCTGCTTATAATATTGCTGCGTCTGCTGCATCTTATCTGCACGCACAGACAAAGAGTATACTTCCATTCACTTCTTCAAATGCAGCGACTGGTGAAGGAAGCAATGAAAGCCTTAACATGATGAACCCGGAAGTGGTATCTTTGATGGCGACTACTGATTCAGTGACAGCAGTGGTTGCGGCAAAGGAGGAAGTAAAACAGGCTGTTGCAGATGATCTAAACTCAACTCATTCATCACCTTGTGAATGGTTCATCTGTGATGATAACCAGAGTGGTACAAGATTTTTTGTTATTCAG GGTTCGGAGTCATTAGCATCTTGGCAAGCAAACCTACTTTTTGAGCCAATTAAATTTGAG GGTTTGGATGTCCTTGTGCACAGAGGTATATATGAGGCTGCTAAAGGGATATATCTACAGATGTTGCCAGAAGTTCATGCTCACCTAAAATCTCGAGGTTCTCGTGCAACTTTTCGTTTCACTGGACATTCTCTCGGTGGAAGCTTGGCACTACTTGTAAATCTCATGTTGTTCATAAGACAAGAAGTACCAATCTCTTCTCTACTTCCTGTGATAACATTTGGCTCCCCTTCCATCATGTGTGGAGGCGACACTCTACTTGAAAAGCTTGGTCTGCCGCGAAGCCATGTGCAGGCAATTATAATGCACAGAGACATAGTACCGCGAGCATTTTCTTGCAATTACCCTGACCATGTTGCAAAAATCTTAAAGGCTATCAATGTGAACTTTCGCAATCACCCATGTCTCAATAACCAA AAGCTACTATACACACCAATGGGTGAACTGCTGATTCTTCAACCAGATGAGAAATTTTCACCAAGCCATAATCTTCTGCCACAAGGCAGTGGTCTATATCTTTTGCATTGTCCTTTGTCAGAACCTAATGACACGGGCAAGAAGCTCCGAGCCGCAAAGTTGACGTTCTTGAACACACCTCATCCGCTTGAGATATTAAGTGAACGATCTGCTTATGGATCTGGAGGAACCATACAAAGAGATCATGACATGAACTCTTACTTAAAGACAGTGAGAAGTGTGATTCGCCAAGAACTTAACCAGATCCGTAAGTCAATGCGAGAGAAAAGGCGCAAGGTATGGTGGCCTCTTGTATTACCGCGACGAGTTGATACCAGCATTGTCGTTGGGAGGTCCATGGTATCGGTAAGTATTGGCCAACGCCAGTCACCGTTCTCTGGCATGATGAAGACAGGAAGAGAGTCCTTAAAAAGGTTTAGCAGGCTTGTTGCATCCCAACACATGCATTTATTTGTGTTGCTTTTCTTCCCTGCTAGGATGTTAATATTGGGGGCATATAGCTTGATTAGCCTTAGATGA
- the LOC11427653 gene encoding transcription initiation factor TFIID subunit 13, which translates to MSNSAAGTSSKQRAASSQPPDTSSKRRRGVFQRELQHMMYGFGDDPNPLPESVALMDDIVVEYITELVHKAQDIGSQRGKLSVEDFLYLIRKDMPKLNRCTELLSMNEELKQARKLFEHDEENLRKVFEVDEPAEG; encoded by the exons ATGAGCAATTCTGCCGCCGGAACCTCATCAAAACAAAGAGCAGCTTCCTCACAACCACCAGACACTTCATCCAAGCGCAGAAGAGGAGTTTTCCAAAGAGAAT TGCAGCACATGATGTATGGCTTCGGAGATGATCCTAAT CCACTTCCTGAAAGTGTGGCGCTTATGGATGACATCGTTGTAGAATATATTACAGAACTG gtaCATAAAGCACAAGATATTGGATCACAGAGGGGGAAGCTATCAGTTGAGGATTTCCTCTATTTGATTCGCAAG GATATGCCAAAACTTAACCGTTGTACAGAACTGTTGTCTATGAATGAAGAGCTAAAACAAGCAAGGAAACTTTTTGAACATGATGAAGAGAATCTGAGGAAGGTTTTTGAGGTGGATGAACCAGCAGAAGGATGA
- the LOC11416803 gene encoding exocyst complex component SEC15A produces the protein MDVKTKRRNEVENGDEGEDLVLATLIANGDDLSPLVRHAFETGRPEGLLRQLNFVVKKKEAEIEDMCKTHYEEFILAVDELRGVLVDAEELKSELQSDNFKLQQVGTTLLVKLEELLESYSVKKNVTEAIKNSMNCIQVLELCVKCNNHISEGQFYPALKTVDLLEKSYMQNIPARALKLVVEKRVPSIKMHIEKKVCGQVNEWMVLIRSSCKKIGQTAIGRTASVRQRDEEILERQRKVEDLNISGADDRVYNLDVEEADDDSAMQFDLTPLYRACHIHSCMGILDQFHEYYYKNRLLQLNSDLEISSSQPFVESYQTLLAQIAGYFIVEDKVLRTAGGLLVEDQVETMWETALSKMTSMLDMQFSHMKSATHLLLIKDYVTLVGSTLRKYGYDISPLLDVLDSCRDKYHLLLLADCRQHIIDLIQNDSYEQMVIKKDVDYENHVLSFNLQTTDIMPAFPYIMPFSSMVPDACRIVRSFIKGSVDYLTHGVRTSFFDIVRKYLDKFLIEVLNETLLDAINGGNISVSQAMQIAANISVLERACDFFLRHAAQLCGSGVSVRSIDKPQASLTAKVLLKTSTDAAYVTLMSLISTQIDEYMKPLTEVNFWTSEEARPEEKDYMNNMVVYLDSILSTAQQVLPLEAMYKVGTGALEHVSNIIMTAFLSDNVKRFNANAVMYINNDLTLLDEYAEQKFYSSGLGEIYKEGSFRSCLIEAKQLLNLLSSSQPENFMNPVIREKNYYALDYKKVATICDKFKDAADGIFAGLSNKNTKQSAKKKSMDMLKKRLKDFN, from the coding sequence ATGGATGTGAAAACAAAAAGGAGAAATGAGGTAGAGAATGGTGATGAAGGAGAGGATTTAGTTCTAGCTACTTTAATTGCCAATGGAGATGATCTCAGTCCCCTTGTACGGCATGCCTTTGAAACGGGACGCCCTGAGGGGCTCCTTCGCCAGCTTAATTTCGTCGTTAAGAAAAAAGAAGCTGAAATTGAAGACATGTGCAAGACTCACTATGAAGAATTCATCCTTGCAGTCGATGAACTTCGCGGTGTATTGGTTGATGCCGAAGAGCTCAAGAGTGAACTCCAGAGTGATAATTTCAAGCTGCAGCAAGTTGGCACTACCCTTCTTGTCAAACTTGAAGAGCTTCTTGAATCCTATTCTGTCAAGAAGAATGTCACTGAAGCTATAAAGAACTCAATGAACTGTATTCAGGTGTTAGAGCTTTGTGTAAAGTGCAATAATCATATTTCTGAAGGACAGTTTTATCCTGCATTGAAAACCGttgatttgcttgagaagagtTATATGCAGAATATTCCTGCTAGAGCTCTTAAATTGGTGGTTGAGAAGAGAGTTCCTTCTATAAAAATGCATATTGAGAAGAAAGTATGTGGTCAGGTTAATGAATGGATGGTCCTTATACGGAGTTCTTGCAAAAAAATCGGGCAAACAGCGATCGGTCGCACTGCATCGGTTCGTCAAAGGGATGAAGAAATTTTAGAAAGGCAAAGGAAGGTTGAGGATCTAAATATTTCGGGTGCGGATGATCGAGTATATAATTTAGATGTTGAAGAGGCTGACGACGATTCTGCAATGCAATTTGATCTCACGCCGCTTTACCGTGCTTGTCATATTCATAGTTGTATGGGTATCCTAGATCAATTTCATGAATACTATTATAAGAATAGATTGTTACAATTGAATTCAGATTTGGAGATATCTTCTTCACAGCCTTTTGTTGAATCATATCAGACACTTTTAGCTCAAATTGCAGGGTATTTCATAGTGGAGGATAAGGTTTTAAGAACTGCTGGGGGATTACTTGTAGAGGATCAAGTTGAAACTATGTGGGAGACAGCTTTGTCTAAAATGACATCAATGTTGGATATGCAATTCTCACATATGAAATCTGCCACGCATCTTCTCTTGATTAAGGATTATGTTACGCTTGTCGGTTCCACTCTTCGAAAATATGGATATGATATTAGTCCTTTACTCGATGTGCTCGATAGTTGCCGCGACAAATACCACTTGCTTCTTTTGGCAGACTGTAGGCAACATATTATTGATCTTATTCAAAATGACTCATATGAGCAAATGGTGATAAAAAAGGATGTTGATTATGAGAATCATGTTCTGTCATTTAATCTTCAAACAACCGATATTATGCCTGCTTTTCCTTACATTATGCCGTTCTCCTCAATGGTACCTGACGCTTGTCGAATTGTGAGGTCTTTCATCAAAGGCTCTGTTGATTACTTGACTCATGGTGTAAGAACAAGTTTCTTTGATATTGTGAGAAAGTATTTGGACAAGTTTCTGATTGAAGTGTTAAATGAAACATTACTAGATGCGATAAACGGTGGAAATATCAGTGTGTCTCAGGCCATGCAGATTGCTGCAAATATATCTGTTCTTGAAAGAGCTTGTGATTTTTTCCTTAGACATGCAGCTCAATTATGTGGAAGTGGTGTCTCCGTTCGATCAATCGATAAGCCTCAAGCTTCATTAACTGCAAAAGTGTTGCTAAAGACTTCAACGGATGCAGCTTATGTTACATTGATGAGTTTAATCAGCACGCAAATAGATGAGTATATGAAACCACTTACAGAGGTTAATTTTTGGACTTCAGAGGAGGCGAGGCCGGAAGAAAAGGACTACATGAATAATATGGTTGTTTACCTTGATTCTATTCTGTCTACAGCGCAACAAGTTTTACCTTTGGAAGCTATGTACAAAGTTGGAACTGGTGCACTTGAGCATGTTTCCAATATAATTATGACTGCTTTTCTTAGTGATAATGTCAAAAGGTTTAACGCGAATGCAGTTATGTATATCAACAACGATCTTACGCTGTTGGATGAGTATGCAGAGCAGAAGTTTTATTCTTCTGGATTAGGTGAAATCTACAAGGAAGGTAGTTTCAGGAGCTGTTTGATAGAAGCAAAACAATTGCTCAATCTTTTGTCTAGTAGTCAGCCTGAGAATTTCATGAATCCTGTCATAAGGGAGAAAAACTACTATGCACTTGATTATAAGAAAGTTGCTACCATTTGTGATAAATTCAAGGATGCTGCTGATGGCATCTTTGCAGGcctatcaaataaaaatacaaagcaAAGTGCTAAAAAGAAATCAATGGACATGCTCAAAAAGAGACTTAAGGATttcaattga